From a region of the Neodiprion fabricii isolate iyNeoFabr1 chromosome 7, iyNeoFabr1.1, whole genome shotgun sequence genome:
- the LOC124186805 gene encoding odorant receptor 13a-like isoform X2: MNKSAKVTVSEGLAKLDYLFKWNRVLLRSFGVWPLDHTSTSRLERFGTFLLILNLGTLVIAEWNDLIEISGNFDLMLDNLTANLGTSLALVKLFIIRWNVDTLQNLIADVQNDWSVGYTAEDIKVMMARARIGRWFSIAGPLLSLLSALFFSFTPQVITLSMNGTEISMLMPFRSMYFYDVTSTPVYQFTYFSQSVASCTSSAAYSGVDCFFAALAFHVCGQLEILGSTIRGFDGKDYRMVKHLVERHLRLIEYINDLESIYSTVIFGQLLVTSLAICSIGFKFTMSLDTEDFGDIGKFSVYLSAVLIHVFLYCYSGQCLIDESTRLSEAAYECPWYDMKGSDARAFMMMQARAQTPFKITALKFCDMSHSCFTNILRTTGTYFSVLQAIK; this comes from the exons ATGAATAAATCCGCCAAAGTTACCGTGTCAGAAGGTCTGGCGAAATTGGATTATCTTTTCAAATGGAACCGAGTCCTGTTGAGATCCTTTGGCGTATGGCCGCTCGATCACACCTCGACATCAAGACTTGAGCGTTTTGGTacatttttgttgattttgaaTCTCGGAACTTTGGTAATCGCAGAATGGAACGACTTGATTGAAATTTCGGGCAATTTCGATCTGATGCTTGACAATCTTACCGCGAATTTGGGCACCTCGTTGGCACTGGTTAAACTCTTTATTATACGCTGGAATGTTGATACACTTCAGAACCTCATCGCTGATGTTCAAAACGACTGGTCCGTCGGTTATACTGCTGAGGATATTAAG GTGATGATGGCTCGAGCTAGGATTGGTCGTTGGTTTTCAATCGCAGGTCCACTTTTGTCGTTGCTCTCGGCTCTCTTCTTTTCGTTCACACCTCAAGTTATTACGCTCTCGATGAATGGGACGGAAATATCGATGTTGATGCCGTTCAGATCTATGTACTTTTACGACGTGACGTCGACGCCCGTTTACCAATTCACTTACTTTTCGCAATCCGTAGCCAGCTGCACATCATCGGCTGCTTATTCCGGTGTCGACTGTTTTTTCGCGGCATTAGCTTTTCACGTTTGTGGCCAACTCGAAATACTCGGTAGTACGATTCGTGGATTCGACGGAAAAGATTATCGTATGGTTAAACATCTCGTCGAACGTCATCTGCGATTGATCGA GTACATCAACGATTTGGAAAGCATTTATTCTACAGTTATTTTCGGTCAACTTCTGGTAACATCGTTGGCGATATGCAGTATTGGATTCAAGTTCACAATG TCTTTGGACACCGAGGATTTTGGGGATATTGGAAAGTTTTCGGTATATCTATCCGCAGTTTTGATACACGTATTTTTGTATTGCTACTCTGGGCAGTGTTTAATCGACGAG AGCACTCGATTGAGCGAAGCTGCCTACGAATGTCCATGGTACGATATGAAAGGATCCGATGCCCGAGCTTTTATGATGATGCAGGCTAGGGCTCAGACACCTTTTAAAATCACCGCTTTGAAATTCTGCGACATGTCACATTCGTGCTTTACCAAT aTACTTCGTACTACCGGAACTTATTTTTCCGTTCTCCAAGCGATAAAATGA
- the LOC124186805 gene encoding odorant receptor 82a-like isoform X1 — protein sequence MEKPETLAARDLLRFDYVFKWNRRILKILGIWPLDTEEISVFERFLTVLLTMNLVVVIIAQWTDLVSIWGQFDPMLDNLSANIGGSMALIKLSMILWNFDTLRNVVAKVRTDWSALYTIQEFKLMMDRARIGRFFSIVGPASAIPAGLFFALTPQAIYTQSKNGTEIMSLLPLRSKYLYDVTSTPVYQFSYLSQTVHCYTASAAYSAIDCFFVALALHVCSQLEILGCTIRRVSKREPMIRNIVERHLRLVKYVEDLESIYSALICVQLIVSSLLLCSIGYKFITSLDGGYAADVGKFTFYFIAILMQIFLYCYSGQCLIDESTRLSEAAYECPWYDMKGSDARAFMMMQARAQTPFKITALKFCDMSHSCFTNVRVTGYFYDDTYPFNFGTYTKSTTKDVHAMQYYKIPSSHWYCNFQILRTTGTYFSVLQAIK from the exons ATGGAGAAACCTGAAACACTTGCTGCTCGAGATTTACTAAGATTTGACTACGTCTTTAAGTGGAATCGAAGGATTCTAAAAATTCTTGGCATTTGGCCACTCGACACGGAAGAAATATCGGTATTTGAACGTTTCCTAACTGTTCTCTTGACGATGAACTTGGTGGTTGTTATAATCGCGCAATGGACCGATTTGGTATCAATTTGGGGCCAGTTCGATCCGATGCTCGACAACCTGAGCGCTAATATAGGCGGCTCGATGGCACTGATCAAGCTCTCTATGATTCTGTGGAATTTCGATACACTTCGTAACGTTGTTGCCAAAGTTCGCACTGATTGGTCTGCCCTTTACACTATTCAGGAATTTAAG CTGATGATGGATCGTGCCAGGATTGGCCGATTTTTCTCCATCGTCGGTCCTGCATCCGCAATCCCGGCAGGTCTGTTCTTCGCATTGACGCCTCAGGCGATTTATACGCAGTCGAAAAATGGAACGGAAATAATGTCTTTACTGCCTTTGAGGTCGAAATATCTTTACGACGTGACATCGACACCCGTTTACCAATTTAGTTACCTTTCTCAAACGGTACACTGCTACACAGCCTCCGCAGCTTATTCCGCGATCGACTGTTTTTTCGTAGCCCTGGCACTTCATGTTTGTAGCCAACTCGAAATACTCGGTTGCACGATTCGGAGAGTTAGTAAAAGGGAGCCAATGATTCGGAACATCGTTGAACGTCACCTGCGGCTGGTGAA ATACGTCGAAGATTTGGAAAGCATTTATTCCGCTCTTATTTGCGTCCAGCTTATCGTCAGTTCTCTGCTTTTATGCAGTATAGGATACAAATTCATTACG TCATTGGACGGGGGCTACGCCGCAGATGTTGGAAAGTTTACATTCTACTTCATCGCAATACTTATGCAAATATTTCTATACTGCTACTCTGGGCAGTGTTTAATCGACGAG AGCACTCGATTGAGCGAAGCTGCCTACGAATGTCCATGGTACGATATGAAAGGATCCGATGCCCGAGCTTTTATGATGATGCAGGCTAGGGCTCAGACACCTTTTAAAATCACCGCTTTGAAATTCTGCGACATGTCACATTCGTGCTTTACCAATGTAAGAGTCACTGGATATTTTTACGATGACACTTATCCATTCAACTTTGGCACCTACACTAAAAGTACGACAAAAGACGTGCATGCGATGCAGTATTACAAAATTCCTTCTTCACATTGgtattgtaattttcagaTACTTCGTACTACCGGAACTTATTTTTCCGTTCTCCAAGCGATAAAATGA
- the LOC124186803 gene encoding cytochrome P450 6a9-like isoform X1 translates to MEFGVVNFLLQLLGIVLAIAGAAYIYLKNVTYNYWKHKGIAQAEPFVPFGSLWDVVRSRKSIAGLMRDLYLEFKDSAVFGFYSFHRPSLVIRDPDLIRFVLTKEFSHFQNRGLYYNEEVDPLSGHLFMLEGTKWKNLRIKFSPTFTSGKMKHMFTTVKECSDGLVQCVADEVDKNELVEIKDIMARFTTDVIASVAFGIECNSLKNPDAEFRAWGRKILKPRPVLTAMLVLCPSLLKMFNIATTDKEVTDFIIKVFKETVDYRTSNNLVRKDFLDLVIQLMNKGYVRGDDDKEPLEKPEISSGKITMLEGAAQVFVFWIAGFETSSSAATHCLYELSINQDVQERLADEISRVLGEFGGITYESLAAMPYLHKVVSETLRKYPSVPILNRDCNQDVQLPGVNLAIAKGTPIVIPLLGLHMDPEVYPEPDKFDPERFNEDNIAKRHRYAYLPFGDGPRNCIGMRFGLMQMKIGLVSLLSKYHFALGPNTKVPLEMSTGNFLLVPKGGIVLHVTRRK, encoded by the exons ATGGAATTTGGAGTGGTCAACTTTCTGCTTCAACTGCTGGGTATTGTACTAGCCATAGCCGGTGCTGCGTACATTTACCTGAAAAATGTGACTTACAACTACTGGAAGCACAAAGGAATTGCACAAGCGGAGCCTTTCGTTCCCTTTGGAAGCCTGTGGGACGTCGTAAGGTCAAGGAAATCCATAG CTGGACTAATGCGTGATCTGTATCTGGAATTCAAGGACAGTGCTGTGTTTGGGTTCTACTCGTTTCACCGACCGTCTCTAGTGATCCGTGATCCTGATCTGATACGTTTCGTGCTGACGAAGGAGTTCTCGCACTTTCAAAACCGTGGATTGTACTACAACGAAGAAGTTGATCCACTTTCTGGTCACCTGTTCATGTTAGAAGGCACCAAGTGGAAGAATCTAAGGATCAAGTTCAGCCCGACGTTCACATCGGGTAAAATGAAGCACATGTTCACGACGGTGAAAGAGTGCTCGGACGGTCTCGTTCAATGCGTTGCTGATGAAGTCGATAAGAACGAACTCGTCGAGATAAAAGACATAATGGCAAG GTTTACAACCGACGTCATAGCGTCCGTGGCTTTCGGCATCGAGTGCAACAGCCTTAAGAATCCAGACGCTGAATTTCGTGCCTGGGGTCGAAAAATCTTAAAACCTCGGCCAGTACTGACTGCCATGTTGGTATTGTGTCCGTCCCTCTTGAAAATGTTCAACATTGCCACGACTGACAAGGAAGTTACAGACTTCATAATCAAAGTTTTCAAGGAAACGGTGGACTACAGAACAAGCAACAATTTGGTCAGAAAAGACTTTTTAGATCTGGTTATACAGCTGATGAACAAGGGCTACGTTCGCGGTGACGACGACAAGGAACCATTGGAAAAACcag AAATTTCCAGCGGGAAGATCACGATGCTCGAAGGAGCGGCGCAAGTCTTTGTGTTCTGGATAGCTGGATTTGAGACGTCGTCTTCGGCGGCGACTCACTGCCTCTACGAGTTGTCGATTAATCAGGATGTGCAGGAGAGATTGGCCGATGAAATTAGCCGAGTTTTGGGAGAATTCGGAGGCATAACTTACGAGAGCCTCGCGGCTATGCCTTATCTCCACAAAGTAGTATCCG AGACGCTGAGAAAATATCCGTCGGTACCGATTCTGAACAGAGACTGTAACCAGGACGTTCAACTGCCAGGCGTTAACCTCGCCATCGCTAAGGGCACCCCTATCGTAATACCACTTTTGGGACTTCACATGGACCCTGAGGTGTATCCGGAACCTGATAAATTCGATCCGGAACGATTTAATGAGGATAATATCGCCAAGAGACATCGTTACGCTTATCTACCCTTTGGCGACGGGCCCAGAAACTGCATAG GGATGAGGTTTGGTCTGatgcaaatgaaaattggCCTCGTCAGTTTATTGTCCAAATATCACTTCGCCCTCGGCCCAAATACCAAGGTACCATTAGAAATGAGCACTGGTAATTTTCTGCTTGTACCAAAAGGCGGAATAGTGCTTCACGTCACCCGACGGAAATAA
- the LOC124186803 gene encoding cytochrome P450 6k1-like isoform X3 yields MLEGTKWKNLRIKFSPTFTSGKMKHMFTTVKECSDGLVQCVADEVDKNELVEIKDIMARFTTDVIASVAFGIECNSLKNPDAEFRAWGRKILKPRPVLTAMLVLCPSLLKMFNIATTDKEVTDFIIKVFKETVDYRTSNNLVRKDFLDLVIQLMNKGYVRGDDDKEPLEKPEISSGKITMLEGAAQVFVFWIAGFETSSSAATHCLYELSINQDVQERLADEISRVLGEFGGITYESLAAMPYLHKVVSETLRKYPSVPILNRDCNQDVQLPGVNLAIAKGTPIVIPLLGLHMDPEVYPEPDKFDPERFNEDNIAKRHRYAYLPFGDGPRNCIGMRFGLMQMKIGLVSLLSKYHFALGPNTKVPLEMSTGNFLLVPKGGIVLHVTRRK; encoded by the exons ATGTTAGAAGGCACCAAGTGGAAGAATCTAAGGATCAAGTTCAGCCCGACGTTCACATCGGGTAAAATGAAGCACATGTTCACGACGGTGAAAGAGTGCTCGGACGGTCTCGTTCAATGCGTTGCTGATGAAGTCGATAAGAACGAACTCGTCGAGATAAAAGACATAATGGCAAG GTTTACAACCGACGTCATAGCGTCCGTGGCTTTCGGCATCGAGTGCAACAGCCTTAAGAATCCAGACGCTGAATTTCGTGCCTGGGGTCGAAAAATCTTAAAACCTCGGCCAGTACTGACTGCCATGTTGGTATTGTGTCCGTCCCTCTTGAAAATGTTCAACATTGCCACGACTGACAAGGAAGTTACAGACTTCATAATCAAAGTTTTCAAGGAAACGGTGGACTACAGAACAAGCAACAATTTGGTCAGAAAAGACTTTTTAGATCTGGTTATACAGCTGATGAACAAGGGCTACGTTCGCGGTGACGACGACAAGGAACCATTGGAAAAACcag AAATTTCCAGCGGGAAGATCACGATGCTCGAAGGAGCGGCGCAAGTCTTTGTGTTCTGGATAGCTGGATTTGAGACGTCGTCTTCGGCGGCGACTCACTGCCTCTACGAGTTGTCGATTAATCAGGATGTGCAGGAGAGATTGGCCGATGAAATTAGCCGAGTTTTGGGAGAATTCGGAGGCATAACTTACGAGAGCCTCGCGGCTATGCCTTATCTCCACAAAGTAGTATCCG AGACGCTGAGAAAATATCCGTCGGTACCGATTCTGAACAGAGACTGTAACCAGGACGTTCAACTGCCAGGCGTTAACCTCGCCATCGCTAAGGGCACCCCTATCGTAATACCACTTTTGGGACTTCACATGGACCCTGAGGTGTATCCGGAACCTGATAAATTCGATCCGGAACGATTTAATGAGGATAATATCGCCAAGAGACATCGTTACGCTTATCTACCCTTTGGCGACGGGCCCAGAAACTGCATAG GGATGAGGTTTGGTCTGatgcaaatgaaaattggCCTCGTCAGTTTATTGTCCAAATATCACTTCGCCCTCGGCCCAAATACCAAGGTACCATTAGAAATGAGCACTGGTAATTTTCTGCTTGTACCAAAAGGCGGAATAGTGCTTCACGTCACCCGACGGAAATAA
- the LOC124186803 gene encoding cytochrome P450 6a9-like isoform X2, with amino-acid sequence MRDLYLEFKDSAVFGFYSFHRPSLVIRDPDLIRFVLTKEFSHFQNRGLYYNEEVDPLSGHLFMLEGTKWKNLRIKFSPTFTSGKMKHMFTTVKECSDGLVQCVADEVDKNELVEIKDIMARFTTDVIASVAFGIECNSLKNPDAEFRAWGRKILKPRPVLTAMLVLCPSLLKMFNIATTDKEVTDFIIKVFKETVDYRTSNNLVRKDFLDLVIQLMNKGYVRGDDDKEPLEKPEISSGKITMLEGAAQVFVFWIAGFETSSSAATHCLYELSINQDVQERLADEISRVLGEFGGITYESLAAMPYLHKVVSETLRKYPSVPILNRDCNQDVQLPGVNLAIAKGTPIVIPLLGLHMDPEVYPEPDKFDPERFNEDNIAKRHRYAYLPFGDGPRNCIGMRFGLMQMKIGLVSLLSKYHFALGPNTKVPLEMSTGNFLLVPKGGIVLHVTRRK; translated from the exons ATGCGTGATCTGTATCTGGAATTCAAGGACAGTGCTGTGTTTGGGTTCTACTCGTTTCACCGACCGTCTCTAGTGATCCGTGATCCTGATCTGATACGTTTCGTGCTGACGAAGGAGTTCTCGCACTTTCAAAACCGTGGATTGTACTACAACGAAGAAGTTGATCCACTTTCTGGTCACCTGTTCATGTTAGAAGGCACCAAGTGGAAGAATCTAAGGATCAAGTTCAGCCCGACGTTCACATCGGGTAAAATGAAGCACATGTTCACGACGGTGAAAGAGTGCTCGGACGGTCTCGTTCAATGCGTTGCTGATGAAGTCGATAAGAACGAACTCGTCGAGATAAAAGACATAATGGCAAG GTTTACAACCGACGTCATAGCGTCCGTGGCTTTCGGCATCGAGTGCAACAGCCTTAAGAATCCAGACGCTGAATTTCGTGCCTGGGGTCGAAAAATCTTAAAACCTCGGCCAGTACTGACTGCCATGTTGGTATTGTGTCCGTCCCTCTTGAAAATGTTCAACATTGCCACGACTGACAAGGAAGTTACAGACTTCATAATCAAAGTTTTCAAGGAAACGGTGGACTACAGAACAAGCAACAATTTGGTCAGAAAAGACTTTTTAGATCTGGTTATACAGCTGATGAACAAGGGCTACGTTCGCGGTGACGACGACAAGGAACCATTGGAAAAACcag AAATTTCCAGCGGGAAGATCACGATGCTCGAAGGAGCGGCGCAAGTCTTTGTGTTCTGGATAGCTGGATTTGAGACGTCGTCTTCGGCGGCGACTCACTGCCTCTACGAGTTGTCGATTAATCAGGATGTGCAGGAGAGATTGGCCGATGAAATTAGCCGAGTTTTGGGAGAATTCGGAGGCATAACTTACGAGAGCCTCGCGGCTATGCCTTATCTCCACAAAGTAGTATCCG AGACGCTGAGAAAATATCCGTCGGTACCGATTCTGAACAGAGACTGTAACCAGGACGTTCAACTGCCAGGCGTTAACCTCGCCATCGCTAAGGGCACCCCTATCGTAATACCACTTTTGGGACTTCACATGGACCCTGAGGTGTATCCGGAACCTGATAAATTCGATCCGGAACGATTTAATGAGGATAATATCGCCAAGAGACATCGTTACGCTTATCTACCCTTTGGCGACGGGCCCAGAAACTGCATAG GGATGAGGTTTGGTCTGatgcaaatgaaaattggCCTCGTCAGTTTATTGTCCAAATATCACTTCGCCCTCGGCCCAAATACCAAGGTACCATTAGAAATGAGCACTGGTAATTTTCTGCTTGTACCAAAAGGCGGAATAGTGCTTCACGTCACCCGACGGAAATAA
- the LOC124186804 gene encoding cytochrome P450 6a2-like isoform X2, with translation MAFITTGILLQVLAFLVTIIGATYIYLKHVAYNYWSSKGIVQSEPMTPFGSLWPVFTSQKSIDRGMYYNEEHDPMSAHLFLIGGTKWRNLRIKFTPTFTSGKMKQMFTTVKDIADNLGKRLTEEVHKNGLIEIKDLVARFSTDVIASVAFGIECNSLQNPNAEFRTWGKKLLEPKPVKNTLFALCPPVLKLFNASITDKGGSDFFIKAFKDTVEYRTANNIVRKDFLDLIMQLMNKGYLQSDDGKESVIAPETREKITMLEGAAQAFVFWIAGFETSSTTVTHCTYELALNQKIQEKMANEINTVLEKFGGLTYESINEMPYLHKVVSETLRKYPSVPLLNRECNREVELLDTGFVVPTGTPIIVPVLGIHFDPDIYPDPDKFDPERFSDENIAKRHKYAYLPFGEGPRNCIGMRFGLLQTKIGLITLFSKYRFKPGPDTKVPLPVDKGNILHGPLGGVTLKVEERY, from the exons ATGGCGTTCATTACAACAGGAATTCTCCTTCAAGTTCTCGCATTTCTAGTCACGATCATCGGTGCAACGTACATTTACCTTAAGCATGTTGCCTACAATTACTGGAGTTCAAAAGGGATTGTTCAGTCCGAACCGATGACACCATTCGGAAGCTTGTGGCCGGTCTTCACTTCGCAGAAATCTATTG ATCGTGGAATGTACTACAACGAGGAACACGATCCGATGTCAGCGCATCTGTTCTTGATCGGTGGAACAAAATGGCGCAATTTGCGGATAAAGTTTACCCCAACATTCACGTCCGGTAAGATGAAGCAAATGTTCACCACGGTGAAGGACATCGCGGACAATTTGGGCAAGCGTTTAACAGAAGAGGTGCATAAGAACGGACTGATAGAAATCAAGGATCTCGTCGCAAG GTTTTCCACAGATGTGATCGCATCGGTTGCTTTCGGAATAGAATGCAACAGTCTCCAAAATCCAAACGCAGAATTTCGCACGTGGGGTAAAAAGTTGCTGGAACCCAAGCCAGTCAAGAACACGTTATTTGCGTTGTGTCCACCTGTGTTGAAGCTATTTAACGCCAGTATCACGGACAAAGGGGGGTCCGATTTCTTCATTAAAGCGTTCAAGGACACCGTAGAGTACAGAACGGCTAACAATATCGTTCGAAAGGACTTTTTGGACCTGATTATGCAGCTAATGAACAAGGGTTACCTTCAGTCAGACGACGGCAAGGAGTCCGTGATCGCCCCGG AAACCCGCGAGAAGATCACTATGCTGGAAGGAGCAGCGCAGGCATTCGTCTTCTGGATAGCCGGATTCGAAACGTCATCGACAACGGTGACACACTGCACTTACGAGTTGGCACTGAATCAGAAAATTCAGGAAAAAATGGCCAACGAAATAAACACGGTGCTGGAAAAATTCGGAGGCTTGACTTACGAGAGCATAAATGAGATGCCTTATCTTCACAAAGTGGTCTCTG AGACCCTGAGAAAGTACCCATCGGTTCCACTCCTCAACAGAGAATGCAATCGGGAGGTTGAACTGCTTGACACGGGCTTTGTCGTTCCAACTGGAACCCCGATAATCGTGCCGGTTCTGGGGATCCATTTCGACCCTGACATTTACCCTGATCCAGACAAATTTGACCCGGAACGTTTTAGCGATGAAAACATCGCCAAGAGGCACAAATACGCTTACCTTCCATTTGGCGAAGGACCCAGAAACTGCATTG GAATGAGATTCGGCCTCCTCCAAACGAAAATTGGCCTCATCACGTTGTTTTCCAAGTACCGTTTTAAGCCAGGACCGGACACCAAGGTACCCCTACCAGTCGACAAAGGAAATATATTGCACGGTCCTCTCGGCGGAGTGACTCTTAAAGTAGAAGAAAGATACTGA
- the LOC124186804 gene encoding cytochrome P450 6a2-like isoform X1, with the protein MAFITTGILLQVLAFLVTIIGATYIYLKHVAYNYWSSKGIVQSEPMTPFGSLWPVFTSQKSIGEMFRDGYLRFRKNRIFGIYSFHKPNLVICDPDIIRFVLTKEFSRFQDRGMYYNEEHDPMSAHLFLIGGTKWRNLRIKFTPTFTSGKMKQMFTTVKDIADNLGKRLTEEVHKNGLIEIKDLVARFSTDVIASVAFGIECNSLQNPNAEFRTWGKKLLEPKPVKNTLFALCPPVLKLFNASITDKGGSDFFIKAFKDTVEYRTANNIVRKDFLDLIMQLMNKGYLQSDDGKESVIAPETREKITMLEGAAQAFVFWIAGFETSSTTVTHCTYELALNQKIQEKMANEINTVLEKFGGLTYESINEMPYLHKVVSETLRKYPSVPLLNRECNREVELLDTGFVVPTGTPIIVPVLGIHFDPDIYPDPDKFDPERFSDENIAKRHKYAYLPFGEGPRNCIGMRFGLLQTKIGLITLFSKYRFKPGPDTKVPLPVDKGNILHGPLGGVTLKVEERY; encoded by the exons ATGGCGTTCATTACAACAGGAATTCTCCTTCAAGTTCTCGCATTTCTAGTCACGATCATCGGTGCAACGTACATTTACCTTAAGCATGTTGCCTACAATTACTGGAGTTCAAAAGGGATTGTTCAGTCCGAACCGATGACACCATTCGGAAGCTTGTGGCCGGTCTTCACTTCGCAGAAATCTATTG GCGAAATGTTTCGCGACGGATATCTGCGGTTCAGGAAAAATCGCATTTTTGGAATATACTCATTCCACAAACCTAACTTGGTTATATGCGACCCCGACATCATTCGTTTTGTACTGACAAAAGAGTTCTCACGATTCCAAGATCGTGGAATGTACTACAACGAGGAACACGATCCGATGTCAGCGCATCTGTTCTTGATCGGTGGAACAAAATGGCGCAATTTGCGGATAAAGTTTACCCCAACATTCACGTCCGGTAAGATGAAGCAAATGTTCACCACGGTGAAGGACATCGCGGACAATTTGGGCAAGCGTTTAACAGAAGAGGTGCATAAGAACGGACTGATAGAAATCAAGGATCTCGTCGCAAG GTTTTCCACAGATGTGATCGCATCGGTTGCTTTCGGAATAGAATGCAACAGTCTCCAAAATCCAAACGCAGAATTTCGCACGTGGGGTAAAAAGTTGCTGGAACCCAAGCCAGTCAAGAACACGTTATTTGCGTTGTGTCCACCTGTGTTGAAGCTATTTAACGCCAGTATCACGGACAAAGGGGGGTCCGATTTCTTCATTAAAGCGTTCAAGGACACCGTAGAGTACAGAACGGCTAACAATATCGTTCGAAAGGACTTTTTGGACCTGATTATGCAGCTAATGAACAAGGGTTACCTTCAGTCAGACGACGGCAAGGAGTCCGTGATCGCCCCGG AAACCCGCGAGAAGATCACTATGCTGGAAGGAGCAGCGCAGGCATTCGTCTTCTGGATAGCCGGATTCGAAACGTCATCGACAACGGTGACACACTGCACTTACGAGTTGGCACTGAATCAGAAAATTCAGGAAAAAATGGCCAACGAAATAAACACGGTGCTGGAAAAATTCGGAGGCTTGACTTACGAGAGCATAAATGAGATGCCTTATCTTCACAAAGTGGTCTCTG AGACCCTGAGAAAGTACCCATCGGTTCCACTCCTCAACAGAGAATGCAATCGGGAGGTTGAACTGCTTGACACGGGCTTTGTCGTTCCAACTGGAACCCCGATAATCGTGCCGGTTCTGGGGATCCATTTCGACCCTGACATTTACCCTGATCCAGACAAATTTGACCCGGAACGTTTTAGCGATGAAAACATCGCCAAGAGGCACAAATACGCTTACCTTCCATTTGGCGAAGGACCCAGAAACTGCATTG GAATGAGATTCGGCCTCCTCCAAACGAAAATTGGCCTCATCACGTTGTTTTCCAAGTACCGTTTTAAGCCAGGACCGGACACCAAGGTACCCCTACCAGTCGACAAAGGAAATATATTGCACGGTCCTCTCGGCGGAGTGACTCTTAAAGTAGAAGAAAGATACTGA